One genomic segment of Helicobacter enhydrae includes these proteins:
- a CDS encoding site-specific DNA-methyltransferase, with the protein MIDKNQAQQKGLNIIESKEINPLQTMLQTHFPQTISEGAVNLKAIASLLGISERLTQGYELNFVGKGLANALYNSKVELELKMDCSKSKNPQNTQNSIIIGDNLDVLKILKSAYYEKIKMIYIVPPYNTKNDNFIYPDDFRTDYKTILREVGLLTTDDEGNEIESKELQSFRNITGSRSHSGWLSFMLPRLKLARDLLRDDGVIFISIDDNEQANLKILCDEIFGEENFVADFIRKTKSTTNDANTGLNYQHEFLLCYAKDKNLVNLLGGQKDLSKYKNPDNDPNGAWVSSDPSAKSGDMKTGYFAVKNPYTGKEDYPPEGMFWRFSKNTLQKHIDAGRIVFKKEHGDNERGFIYKRHLKDLKTTLKTFDSLSFVDNNFMNQKATKELKALEMAEAFSYPKSVEFIKTILNHSTNDDSEIVLDFFAGSGTTAQAVMELNAEDGGNRKFILVQLPEIIDKDKSKIAYDFVKNELGRNEPKISDITIERVNRAGDKLKSEGGLDSQNVDTGYQVYELVSKPKISDMGSIIPHNANNTPYDIARKPLHIPLGVIVEDRLFVCEDILCVVGLDKQTEQAILDDEDRLIFIDGWSDSITLESFLNLNIPNNDRVHIVY; encoded by the coding sequence ATGATAGACAAAAATCAAGCACAACAAAAAGGATTGAACATCATTGAGAGCAAAGAGATAAATCCTCTCCAAACAATGCTTCAAACCCATTTCCCACAAACCATAAGCGAGGGGGCAGTCAATCTCAAAGCGATCGCCTCTCTTTTGGGTATAAGCGAGCGACTCACTCAAGGCTATGAGCTCAATTTTGTAGGCAAAGGCTTAGCCAATGCCCTTTATAATTCAAAAGTCGAGCTTGAGCTAAAAATGGATTGCTCAAAAAGCAAAAACCCTCAAAACACTCAAAACTCTATCATCATAGGGGATAATCTTGATGTGCTAAAGATTCTCAAATCAGCTTATTATGAAAAAATCAAAATGATTTACATTGTTCCTCCCTACAACACCAAAAATGATAATTTCATTTATCCTGATGATTTTAGGACAGACTACAAGACAATCTTGCGTGAAGTGGGACTGCTCACAACTGATGATGAAGGCAATGAAATAGAGAGCAAAGAACTCCAAAGCTTTAGAAATATCACGGGCTCAAGAAGCCATAGTGGTTGGCTTAGTTTTATGCTACCAAGATTGAAACTTGCTAGAGATTTGCTTAGAGATGATGGTGTGATTTTTATTAGCATTGATGATAACGAACAGGCAAATCTTAAGATTCTTTGTGATGAAATTTTTGGGGAAGAGAATTTTGTGGCAGATTTTATTCGCAAAACAAAAAGCACTACCAATGACGCAAACACAGGATTAAACTATCAACACGAATTTTTGCTTTGCTATGCAAAAGACAAGAATCTTGTAAATTTGTTAGGAGGGCAAAAAGACTTAAGCAAATATAAAAATCCAGATAATGATCCAAATGGAGCTTGGGTATCAAGTGATCCGAGTGCAAAAAGTGGAGATATGAAAACAGGATACTTTGCAGTTAAAAATCCATATACAGGAAAGGAGGATTATCCTCCAGAAGGAATGTTTTGGCGTTTTTCTAAAAATACTCTACAAAAACACATTGATGCAGGAAGGATAGTTTTTAAAAAAGAACATGGTGATAATGAAAGAGGTTTTATCTATAAACGCCATTTAAAAGATCTAAAAACCACATTAAAAACTTTTGACAGCCTTAGTTTTGTAGATAATAATTTTATGAATCAAAAAGCCACAAAAGAACTCAAAGCCTTAGAAATGGCAGAAGCTTTTTCTTACCCAAAAAGCGTAGAGTTTATTAAAACAATTCTTAATCATTCTACAAATGATGATTCTGAAATTGTTCTTGACTTCTTTGCAGGGAGTGGCACAACAGCCCAAGCCGTTATGGAGCTTAATGCCGAAGATGGAGGCAATCGCAAATTTATCTTAGTGCAACTTCCTGAAATCATTGATAAGGACAAAAGCAAAATAGCCTATGATTTTGTCAAAAATGAATTAGGCAGAAATGAGCCAAAGATTAGTGATATCACTATAGAGAGAGTCAATCGTGCAGGAGATAAGCTAAAAAGTGAGGGTGGTTTAGATTCTCAAAATGTAGATACTGGCTATCAAGTCTATGAGCTTGTATCCAAACCAAAAATCAGTGATATGGGCAGTATCATCCCTCACAATGCCAACAATACTCCCTATGACATTGCACGCAAGCCTTTGCATATCCCTTTGGGAGTGATTGTTGAAGATAGGCTTTTTGTATGTGAAGATATTTTGTGCGTTGTAGGGTTGGATAAACAAACAGAACAAGCGATTTTGGATGATGAGGATAGGCTGATATTCATTGACGGGTGGAGCGATAGTATCACTTTGGAATCTTTCCTTAATCTCAATATCCCCAATAATGATAGAGTGCATATAGTGTATTGA
- a CDS encoding restriction endonuclease, protein MKAIINGYLKNTQELSVLVLTNSAIDKSVNRLKRQDENLFSDKTLLQSIMAFQPICFIDEPHLLKGEKFNAVFQDFQTLHFRFGATFPQEEEYQLSNLAYCLDSASAFQRYLVKQINVHTLFEDSLMPKLIDFNSRNATFSYVIDNVTHKARVSFGESLGQILHYPQWNDVEILRSKKDSIFLSNGATIQKLGNAYQLDDHQIKHLIAKAIDLHFAKEEHLFSQGIKALTLFFIPHIDDFREDKNNPDKKPRIKAIFEELYLQKRREILAQSTLSPTYRAYLEKDFDKENKLCVDGGYFSGDKGSNDEKEAQGVKLILEEKEQLLSLDTPLRFIFSVWALQEGWDNPNIFTIVKLASSASQTSRHQQVGRGLRLAVNQNGSRITHQYCNGDDNAFYDVNALDVLISGEEGLFIEELQQEVQESSFAFNQRSLSRGILIHQLKFSPNQADDFIYHLRRISQAIESDENDYPIIKPIISVLQEEKEAFIAMLGEERYQTSIEYFKASTNRYKQINDANKKRPATKIRKNLAQDFKELWHTINQKATITYKEIALDSLIASIADAFNKMSITPQSIMITSKHLNPQSGKIEYLKDEKQCDQVFANQALMMQNYLEFAKSEKLPLNFLLKLYAKLDSSKLAQNPKQALGELKKIIQDNIHTNVISSVSYDFAQTQISNTDLLFDVDGTPKKEILCEKLGRHLDDEISPANYLYEQVVYDSDIEKQVITKDPQSIDDYTIKVFAKLPKFSIPTPYKNYEPDFAYLIKQGENQSIFLICETKGYESEEKIPQQERHKIQYAKKFFEKLQEHLGDKIIINFQTRINTQELRDLLSNITKDKQ, encoded by the coding sequence TTGAAAGCAATCATCAATGGCTATCTCAAAAACACTCAAGAGCTTTCTGTTTTGGTGCTGACTAATAGTGCCATTGATAAAAGTGTCAATCGCTTGAAGAGACAAGATGAGAATCTGTTTAGTGACAAAACACTTTTGCAATCCATTATGGCATTTCAGCCCATTTGTTTTATTGATGAGCCCCACTTGTTAAAAGGAGAAAAATTCAACGCAGTTTTTCAAGACTTCCAAACCTTGCATTTTCGTTTTGGTGCGACTTTTCCACAAGAGGAGGAATATCAACTTAGCAATCTTGCTTATTGCCTTGATAGTGCAAGTGCTTTCCAACGCTATTTGGTCAAACAAATCAATGTGCATACGCTTTTTGAAGATTCCCTTATGCCCAAACTGATTGATTTCAATAGCAGAAATGCCACTTTTTCTTATGTGATAGACAATGTCACTCATAAAGCAAGAGTGTCTTTTGGGGAATCTTTGGGACAAATCCTGCATTATCCACAATGGAACGATGTGGAGATTTTGAGAAGCAAAAAAGATTCGATTTTTCTTAGCAATGGAGCAACAATCCAAAAACTAGGCAATGCCTATCAACTCGATGATCATCAAATCAAACATCTTATTGCCAAAGCCATTGATTTGCATTTTGCAAAAGAGGAGCATTTGTTTTCTCAAGGGATTAAAGCCTTAACACTCTTTTTTATTCCACATATTGATGATTTTAGAGAAGACAAAAACAATCCCGACAAGAAACCAAGAATCAAAGCAATCTTTGAGGAACTCTATCTCCAAAAACGCAGGGAAATTTTGGCTCAATCCACTCTTTCGCCAACATACAGAGCCTATCTTGAAAAAGATTTTGACAAGGAAAACAAACTTTGTGTTGATGGTGGATATTTCAGTGGAGACAAGGGAAGTAATGATGAAAAAGAAGCTCAAGGGGTGAAGCTGATCCTAGAGGAAAAAGAACAGCTCCTCTCTCTTGATACCCCCTTGCGTTTTATTTTTAGCGTTTGGGCTTTGCAAGAGGGGTGGGACAATCCAAATATTTTCACCATTGTCAAGCTTGCAAGTTCCGCCTCACAGACAAGTCGTCATCAGCAAGTGGGAAGAGGGCTTAGACTCGCAGTCAATCAAAATGGTTCAAGAATCACGCATCAATATTGCAATGGAGATGACAATGCCTTTTATGATGTGAATGCTCTAGATGTGTTGATCAGTGGAGAGGAGGGCTTGTTTATCGAAGAATTGCAGCAAGAGGTTCAGGAATCAAGCTTTGCTTTCAATCAAAGGAGCCTTTCAAGAGGTATTCTCATCCACCAGCTAAAATTCTCTCCAAATCAAGCAGATGATTTTATCTACCATTTAAGAAGAATCAGCCAAGCTATCGAAAGCGACGAAAATGATTATCCAATCATCAAGCCCATTATCTCTGTGCTACAAGAAGAAAAAGAGGCTTTTATCGCTATGTTGGGTGAAGAACGCTATCAAACCAGCATAGAATATTTCAAAGCCTCTACCAATCGATACAAACAAATCAATGATGCCAACAAAAAACGCCCTGCTACAAAGATCAGAAAAAATCTTGCACAAGATTTCAAAGAGTTATGGCATACAATCAATCAAAAAGCAACAATCACTTACAAAGAAATCGCACTAGATTCTCTTATCGCAAGCATTGCAGATGCTTTCAACAAGATGTCTATCACACCCCAAAGCATAATGATCACTTCCAAACACCTCAATCCCCAAAGTGGCAAAATCGAATATCTCAAAGACGAAAAACAATGCGATCAAGTTTTTGCAAATCAAGCCCTGATGATGCAAAATTATCTTGAATTTGCCAAAAGTGAAAAACTCCCCCTCAATTTTTTGCTCAAACTCTATGCCAAGCTTGACTCAAGCAAACTAGCCCAAAATCCCAAACAGGCTTTGGGAGAGCTCAAAAAAATTATCCAAGACAACATCCACACCAATGTGATCTCAAGCGTTTCTTATGATTTTGCACAAACGCAAATCAGCAATACGGATTTGTTGTTTGATGTAGATGGCACACCCAAAAAAGAAATCTTGTGTGAAAAACTAGGGCGACATTTGGATGATGAAATATCTCCTGCCAATTATCTCTATGAGCAAGTGGTTTATGATAGCGATATAGAAAAACAAGTCATCACCAAAGATCCACAATCCATAGATGACTACACAATCAAGGTTTTTGCCAAGCTCCCCAAGTTTTCGATCCCCACTCCTTACAAAAACTATGAGCCAGATTTTGCCTATCTCATCAAGCAGGGAGAAAATCAAAGTATTTTTTTGATTTGTGAAACCAAAGGCTATGAGAGCGAAGAGAAGATCCCGCAACAAGAACGCCACAAAATCCAATATGCCAAAAAGTTTTTTGAAAAACTGCAAGAACACTTAGGCGACAAGATAATCATCAACTTCCAAACTAGAATCAATACACAAGAACTTAGAGATTTGTTATCTAACATCACAAAGGACAAACAATGA
- a CDS encoding IS1595 family transposase, with translation MTTNKAELEIIKQLFNALSDDDKKSFLKSLKSKKEISKKLNFTRELKECPHCKSTHFVKNGKVQGRQRFMCMDCKKTFTHTNNTIFYGVKKDIKVWKKYIHCMIEKYSLRKTAQICNISLPTAFAWRHKILDSLQEMMNTIELNGIIEADETFFPLSFKGNHKNFNLPRLAKKRGTANTKRGLSKELVCIPVHHDGLSVWRIPNLRKPKLTDLQKVIHNKIAQESIFVTDGFRAYLKVSLDMNLNHIRIPRNRYKLGAFNIQTINNYHSRLKAMIIYNFKGVSTKYLNNYLVYHNFVNFAKETQRDKEQILLNHIVNTNCISQSVEVSNRSAIPLLVA, from the coding sequence ATGACAACCAACAAAGCAGAGCTTGAAATCATAAAACAGCTTTTTAATGCTCTTAGTGATGATGATAAAAAATCCTTTCTAAAATCTCTTAAATCAAAAAAAGAAATAAGTAAAAAACTAAATTTTACAAGAGAATTAAAAGAATGCCCCCATTGCAAATCAACACACTTTGTAAAAAATGGTAAAGTGCAAGGCAGACAAAGATTTATGTGTATGGATTGCAAAAAAACATTTACCCATACAAATAACACTATTTTTTATGGTGTCAAAAAAGATATTAAAGTGTGGAAAAAATACATTCATTGTATGATTGAAAAATATTCTCTTAGAAAAACAGCTCAAATCTGTAATATTTCTCTTCCTACTGCTTTTGCTTGGAGACATAAGATTTTAGATAGTCTGCAAGAAATGATGAATACAATAGAACTCAATGGAATCATAGAAGCAGATGAAACTTTTTTTCCTTTATCATTCAAAGGCAATCATAAAAATTTTAATCTACCACGCTTAGCTAAGAAAAGAGGCACAGCAAACACTAAGCGTGGTTTATCAAAAGAACTTGTTTGCATACCTGTTCATCACGATGGGCTATCAGTTTGGAGAATCCCAAATCTTAGAAAACCAAAGCTCACAGATTTACAAAAGGTTATTCACAATAAAATTGCACAAGAGAGTATCTTTGTAACAGATGGTTTTAGAGCCTATCTTAAAGTTTCTCTTGATATGAATCTCAATCATATTCGTATCCCTAGAAATAGATATAAACTAGGAGCATTTAATATTCAAACAATCAATAATTATCACAGCAGATTAAAAGCTATGATAATTTACAATTTCAAAGGAGTTTCTACAAAGTATCTTAATAATTATCTTGTCTATCATAACTTTGTGAATTTTGCAAAAGAGACACAAAGAGATAAAGAGCAAATACTTCTTAATCATATAGTAAATACAAATTGTATTAGTCAGAGTGTAGAAGTGTCAAATAGATCAGCAATACCACTTTTGGTAGCGTAA
- a CDS encoding restriction endonuclease subunit S, producing the protein MSSVKVVRFKDFIRWDTGFHFGTQDLKSKFKLEYLEKILVPRKEKIKPNEYDGITPIVAKIPFSSSHIELRKELKTRMDMYAVYNGDLLVSNINFHQGAVAICREGRIYASTHYQPYIINEEMINKEFLYLILKQSSYLEYIATKRIKGIKTESKFNFIKTLQIPLPPLSFQNKIINDLKAMENEIKILQDVKIGIEKEINECISKVLEIDTNTQVLNKTGTKVVCYKDLKLFDYKSNVVELNEFVSSYPKYKFSYFLTRKLNRVKIIDKTLYKRVRVKTKAKGLSLRDNVFGENIRTKNQFVINKGQFLISKIDARNGSFGIVDDELDNAIVTADFLNFDINRNVVNDKFLIMILKTPYYIEIFNSLSSGTTGRKRINEQKLLDIDISLPLIAEQDNLMLRLTNIDKKIEKFSTELNLLREKIINDLSSK; encoded by the coding sequence ATGAGTAGTGTAAAAGTTGTTAGATTTAAGGATTTTATTCGTTGGGATACTGGTTTTCATTTTGGAACACAGGATTTAAAATCTAAATTTAAGCTTGAATACTTAGAAAAAATTCTAGTACCAAGAAAAGAGAAAATAAAACCAAATGAATATGATGGTATAACACCAATAGTTGCCAAAATTCCATTTTCTTCATCACATATTGAGTTAAGAAAAGAATTAAAGACTAGAATGGATATGTATGCTGTATATAATGGAGATTTACTTGTGTCAAATATAAATTTTCATCAAGGTGCTGTTGCAATTTGCAGGGAAGGCAGAATCTATGCTTCTACACATTATCAGCCTTATATTATCAATGAAGAAATGATAAATAAAGAATTTTTGTATTTAATACTAAAACAAAGCTCATATTTAGAATACATAGCTACAAAACGAATCAAAGGTATAAAAACAGAGAGTAAATTTAACTTTATTAAAACCTTGCAAATACCACTTCCTCCGCTTTCTTTTCAAAACAAAATCATTAACGATCTAAAGGCAATGGAGAATGAAATTAAAATTTTGCAAGATGTAAAAATAGGAATTGAAAAAGAGATTAATGAATGTATTAGCAAGGTGCTAGAAATAGATACAAACACTCAAGTTTTAAATAAAACAGGTACAAAAGTCGTTTGCTATAAAGACCTAAAATTATTTGATTATAAAAGCAATGTGGTTGAACTAAACGAATTTGTAAGTTCATATCCAAAATATAAATTTAGTTATTTTTTAACAAGAAAACTAAATAGGGTTAAGATAATCGATAAAACATTATATAAAAGGGTTAGAGTAAAAACAAAAGCAAAGGGCTTATCATTGCGTGATAATGTTTTTGGTGAAAATATAAGAACTAAAAATCAGTTTGTAATCAATAAAGGGCAGTTTTTAATCTCAAAAATAGATGCTAGAAATGGTTCTTTTGGTATAGTTGATGATGAATTAGACAATGCTATAGTGACAGCAGATTTTTTAAATTTTGATATAAATAGAAATGTTGTTAATGATAAATTTTTGATTATGATTTTAAAAACACCTTACTATATAGAAATATTTAATTCATTAAGCAGTGGAACAACAGGGCGCAAAAGAATCAATGAACAAAAACTTTTAGATATTGATATTTCACTACCACTTATTGCAGAGCAAGATAATCTTATGTTAAGACTTACCAATATAGATAAAAAAATAGAAAAATTTTCGACAGAATTAAATTTGCTAAGAGAGAAAATTATAAATGATTTAAGCTCAAAATAA